The Diachasmimorpha longicaudata isolate KC_UGA_2023 chromosome 2, iyDiaLong2, whole genome shotgun sequence genome segment TCCACCCCGAATGAACGATCCGCGTCGGAAGTTAATTACTCACTCTTCACCGGtacttttttaatgaataatattcGCTCTGTcgttttatcgaaaattaatgGTGTGATTTAATGATCAgggaaattttgtaaattcacTCCACTCATTCGACACTCAGTAAAGCATGAAATGTAAATGCAATGTTAATTTACATATTGATAAAGAGCTAAAAATAAActattgaataaatcaatgtattattattgatattttttcagggGTCAAAAGTTGTAGTGGTAGGAGAGaaatttaacaataaatattcatgataGGATTGGGGGATTTACGGTGGTATGTTTGGTACTGACAAATTCTACTCTTATAGGATATACAAACTGTATGTAAACTCAATCAGCAGTTGATTGCAATTCCAGTTTGAATACCTAACGATTCATCATCGATGTAAAAAAGGGGCTTTTCAGAAGGATTGTCATTCGAAACACCGGACTATTTGCTTTGCTCTCTTTGTTGAGTTGTTCGaacggtggaaaaaaaaatgtttagttTGAGAGAACATTGATATTCTTACAATCTGCGCAAACGTTTATCATTCAATAGTTCCACCAAAAAATTTCGTCAACAGCTCGGAAAATTTGCCTAATTCGCTATCCAATATCACTAgagcattaattatttttttaaacatcctCATGCTTAGAATTGCTTTAAACTATCATACAACTGGGAATTCaagatttattattcattaaaactgAAATTACTGTAGAAATTCTGAGTTTGTCTATAAAAGTGGAAGTTGTTCTAATTGGAATTCGTGACAATTGACCGAAACTATAAAAAATCGAGTAAATATTCTTGCAAATTATCAATCcaataaatatgaaattgaaatgcTCTCGACCACGCGCAAGAATCTGAAACTGTTATAAACAGTTACCTCAAAAATCAACCCATTGTTTACTTTCAATActaccaaaataaaaaaaaatgcatactCGTGATgcgtattgaaaaaaaaaagctatcGATGAAACTCTTTTATCTTTCATTTTGTCCACAACTTTTTTACAGCCACTTCAGCTGTCTCGTAGAAAACTAATCAACACTTTACGGTTCGATGGCCGtcgagaatttttaataaaaaaaaaatcaatataggaaTTTTTAACTCGTAAAATGTAATAGTGTAAATCAATGAATACGACCAGAGAATACTACCGAATTGTGAGAACTACCCAGTTAACCTACCATAATTgagctccataaaaaaatatctaaatagttatttaaataaatgcaTTTCACTCACAGTGTAGCTGCCTTATTAACAAAACACTCTCCATGGTGCCGCCGTGAACTCCTTCCGCTTGTGATAAGAGTCCAATTGTATCACCACACTCtgttcaaaataaaataaaattgaacattAAAAAGCACAAGTACTTCGAAAATCCAAGATgacacttaaaaaaaatacggaatTATTAAAGATAATAATTTATCGATGAATTGTCAAACAATTTTACACTTGAAAACGCTTTTACTACGGACGGAGAAACACGAAGCATTAGAGCATCTGACGTACGCGCGTTTTGCGGCAACACTGGGGGGTTGAAAGGCACCCCACCACGATTGCCGGCACAGAAGACACCCCCACTTCTGTTCGGTATCCAACAATTTCGAATGGAGGCGAAAATCCCGCTACCGTTCAGGGCAGGAAGAAGGGCAAAGGGAGGGGGCGTTTGGTAAGAGGGTGGCTTGGATTGAATGAATGAAGGGGTGCAAGTACATCGACAGGCTATGCACGTATAATCtatattattgagttttttgaatattaaaaaaatcgtctaGAATAAAGGGGAAGAATTCTATGGACTCAATAAATCATATTATATTCACATGTTAttgataaatagaaaaatctttaACACTAAATTACactttataaatattaaaaaaatattgctctctttgatggaaaaaatgtacaaactctaaaatatatttgatgCAGCAGCCCAAATTTCTGGTTGACGCtctatattatttaattttattcgcatgagtaaaaacaattaataGGACGGAACAGCCGTGACCTTGGAAATAGAGTCCCCGCAGAGAACTAGAAGTTTACCCGAGTCGATAACTGACCAACAGAATTGGCAATGGTTTTAATGACTCGATGACTGACCGACGGAAAGTCTCTACATTACCGGCATTTGATACTAGTACTCGGAATGACTTTtggtaataaataataattccgcAAAAACCTATTCCGtcccaaaaaattttaagatgTCATCGATAGGTCCTGAGCAGCGATTATAGAGGATTGCTAACGCTTATGGGACGGCTAcaaccaaagaggatagactaaaggaggctcagttctgggggtttgagtgacgccaggCACTCCATGGTACCGACGTAGTTTCACCGAACGAGTACTACTGGGGTGTCTgcatatcggaaatcgtctcacgaatccaatggcgctagccaaattgtcctagctacgatatttccaaagatatggatgaaaagcGGAAAGTGAGTACTTTCCACCCAAGGGCCGGAGCGCGCACCCTTCTCTCGCTTATCACGAGGCAAAGTACAAATTTTTCGTGTAGGtggattgaaagaaaaatgtgtTGGAGGTTTCACGATCCCCCCTTTCCTCTCtcatattatttaaataaaaaataaacgctGGACTATTTACACCAAGTACGGGTAATCGACGGGTCCCAGTGTTATCTATATCCCGTGCGAATCACTCGTATGTGGTGGCAATAGGTAGGCAAGTGAATAGCTCATcattagaaataaatttcatttcaatccaTGAATGGTATGATATGTTTTCCGATAAGAGTAAAAGAAGTATTAAAAGATAAAACTTTATTTCAACTCACCTATTCGACGTAGATATTGCATGATAGAGGATTGAGTTCCGCGAACCGCCATGTTTGTATACTGCTCACCCCCTGTGAACTCGGCAAAACCATAACAAGGCCGGCCGTCTGTTTTGACGCGACGCTTCCATACTCCCGTGAGACAAAGAACGATCACTGGCCGGTGTACAGCCGactaaaaattcagaaaaaaaaatgcgatcAACTGCTTCTTACACAGAATAAAGGAAATGAAGAAAACActtctcaattaaaaaataattgccatTACTATGAGgtgaaaatttaatagaaaatagtaacgaaatatttcactaaaaaaaatccgagtGACGCTACTAATCCCAGACTCATTCCCCCCCATATTTTTGATTAGATCCATTGTTATCACGTTCACATACCTTGTATTGTTAATCGTTTACACGATGAGGAGATACACGGGGcttcaactgaagaaaaaccATCACAAAACACCTCTGTAAACTATTCTGATCCTGACGCCTTCGCCGCCCAGAGAACAACTGAGCATCATCCCGCCAAAACGCATATACTCGTCCGCGGGGCGGCGAGGGGGCTCTCGCGATTGGCGGACGGTTGTCATTGGTCCGCGGTACTTAGAACCGTTAcaatttagaaataaaaaatatttaaaaaatgaaaattaataaacactTCTCAATTAAGAAACTATTAATTTGATTACGAAgtcaaaattaattggaaaataataaCGAAATGCTTGACTGAAAAAACCCGGGTGACGCTACTAATCTCCAACTCATTATCTCGCGTATTTTTCACTAGATTCGTTTTTATCACTTTCACAACCCGGTATTGGCAATCGTATCTACGATGACGCGATACAcggaccctcaactgggcaAAAACCATCACAAGACACCTCTGTTAATTATTCCCATCGTCACGCTTTCGCTGCCCAGAGAACAATGAGCGTCATTCCGCCAAAATGCCCGAGCTCCGTCGGTGGGGGAGAGGGGGTTTTCGCGATTGGCGGGCCGTTGTCATTGGTCAGTTGCACCTACAAGCGCTAacaattcaaaataataaaaaaatcaaattcttaTAAGGAGGAAACCATGTGGGGAAATAGAAAAGATAAAAGAACGTAAaatgtgaggaaaaaaatatcttttgacGGAAATACAAATGCTTTTGAGGTTCAAGATGAAAAAgctttatcagaaaaaaaatgaaaactgaCAGTGTAAATTACACATCGAAAAAATTAGTGAgccacattattttttatattcactctCTCACATGGCCGAACAAATTGGAATGTTCAAAGAATTTGAAATCTGTCAGGAGGGTCGTACAAACAGGTACGAACTAGACCGATTGCCGTCATGGAAGACCTCCCACCAGAAACCCAGATGAGCTTACCAAACCCTAATGCATGATTCTGTTCATTTGAGAGGTTATGTTGTGATTTCGTGAGAGTGACATTCTATTTGCATTATGAACTAACGAATACTAtcctaattattaaataaatcagaTAAAATCTAATAAACCAATGTCTGAATACGAGAAAGTGAGGGTAAAGAAATTGTGCCTGAAGGGAGAAAAAGTAAAGTACGTACTGTTATTTACAACGCAAGCAAACCCTGACAGATACAATATAATTGTTGATTCACTTTATTCGATGATAATATCTACTACTATTCATTGATCGAAAGTTTATTTGTCCaaattttcagatatttttataattcatgACTCATCAACTAATATTTCAGATCCAAAAAACGTAAACATAAGAAACATGGACGGAGTAAAGAGGATTCAGAACCTAAAGACATTGATGCTATGCAACACGGTAATTAATGTATATTGACAGCTACTACTAAAATTCTTGACATTAGGAATCAACAATGAGGCTTCCATTTTACCTCGCGCCATCTCATAATGTGCATTTCAGGCGGCTGGTGGAGGGTGAAGAACATTAATGAGATAACCGGGACAGTGGCAATTGAATTTGGCAGTCACACGTACGTAAAAGCTCTTGACAATGGACTATTCACCCTCGGAGCGCCTCACGATGAGGGGGAGGGGCCTTCCCCAGAGGAGATCCTCACAGCATTTCCAGTGAACGAGACTAAGATAGCCCTGAAATCAGGATACGGGAAGTACATTGGAGTTGATAAGAAAGGAGTGGTAATCGGAAGGAGTGATGCTGTGGGAGCTATGGAGCAGTGGGAGCCTATTTTTCAGGTAGTCCTCATAATTATATCATTAAAGAATGTCTTGAAGAGTGTTTCAATAATCTCTGATCATTTCAGGATGGAAAGCTAGCCATTCTGGGGAACAACGGATGTTTCATGTCAATATCAGACGACGAAGATGCTGTGTGTCAGAGCAAAACTGCTGGGTCTGGCGAATTTTTATCTCTCAGAAGTATGATACAGAAGATCGATGATCCTTACAAAGATGTACCTGTTGAGGAGCAAGGGTCACTTGCGCAAATTGAAGTTAATTATGTGTGAGTACTCATTgttgaagaaaatattaagTAATGAGAAAACATTTAGAACATAGATGTCCTTGAGAACgagtccaatatttttttatcatttgagACATGTCTTAATTCTTTAAATATATATGAAAGTGACGGATTAACGGAAAACGTCGAAAGGGATGTCCTCATCCTCAAATATTTGTAAAAACCTTCCAAAAAACCCAAGAtgaggaaaatcattttttttcagccgAAAGTTCCAAAAGTTCcaagataaaaaattacgaatcaACACCGGTGAC includes the following:
- the LOC135172972 gene encoding protein FRG1 homolog, with product MSEYEKVRVKKLCLKGEKVKSKKRKHKKHGRSKEDSEPKDIDAMQHGGWWRVKNINEITGTVAIEFGSHTYVKALDNGLFTLGAPHDEGEGPSPEEILTAFPVNETKIALKSGYGKYIGVDKKGVVIGRSDAVGAMEQWEPIFQDGKLAILGNNGCFMSISDDEDAVCQSKTAGSGEFLSLRSMIQKIDDPYKDVPVEEQGSLAQIEVNYVRKFQKFQDKKLRINTGDKTQLEEAKSQGILHETLLDRRSKMKSDRYCK